One stretch of Hevea brasiliensis isolate MT/VB/25A 57/8 chromosome 12, ASM3005281v1, whole genome shotgun sequence DNA includes these proteins:
- the LOC110672156 gene encoding LRR receptor-like serine/threonine-protein kinase RGI5, with product MEKPSHSVLFCLILVMLTMPKTLVLFVTSLSPDGEALLSLLSAPDPSAKASSSVLSSWNPSSPTPCSWQGITCSPQNRVISLSLPNTFLNLSSLPSELSSLTSLQLLNLSSTNISGTIPPSFGQLMRLRLLDLSSNSLSGSIPQQLGLLSSLQFLYLNSNRLSGRIPPQLANLTSLQVFCLQDNLLNGSIPSQLGSLISLQQFRVGGNPYLTGEIPPQLGLLTNLTTFGVAATGLSGVIPPTFGNLINLQTLALYDTEVFGSILPELGLCSELRNLYLHMNKLTGSIPPKLGKLQKLTSLLLWGNALSGPIPAEISNCSSLVVLDASANDLSGEIPSDLGKLVVLEQLHLSDNSFTGVIPWQLSNCTSLTAIQLDKNRLSGAIPWQVGELMHLQNFFLWGNSVSGTVPASFGNCTELYALDLSRNKLAGTIPDEIFGLKKLSKLLLLGNSISGGLPRSVASCQSLVRLRLGENQLSGQIPKEIGQLQNLVFLDLYMNQFSGSIPTEIANITVLELLDVHNNHFTGEIPSQLGELVNLELLDLSRNSFTGEIPGSFGKLSYLSKLILNNNLLSGAISGSIKNLQKLTLLDLSYNSFSGPIPPEIGYLTSLTISLDLSSNAFNGELPETMSSLTLLQSIDLSHNLLYGKINVLGSLTSLTSLNISCNNFSGPIPVTPFFRTVSSNSYLQNPNLCESTDGSSCSSRVIRRNALKSAKTVAFVSVILASVIMAVLASWILHSRNHKYTMEKASGASASSSGARDFSYPWTFIPFQKLNFSIGNILECLRDENVIGKGYSGVVYKAEMPNGELIAVKKLWKTKREDEAVDSFAAEIQILEHIRHRNIVKLLGYCSNRSFKLLLYNYIPNGNLQQLLQGNRNLDWETRYKIAVGSAQGLAYLHHDCVPAILHRDVKCNNILLDSKFEAYLADFGLAKLMNSPNYHQAISRVAGSYGYIAPEYGYSMNITEKSDVYSYGVVLLEILSGRSAVESEVGDGLHIVEWVKRKMASFEPATSILDAKLQGLPDQMVQEMLQTLGIAMFCVNSSPAERPTMKEVVALLMEVKSPPEEWGKSSQPLIKKPSNQS from the exons ATGGAGAAGCCAAGCCATTCTGTCTTGTTCTGTTTAATCTTGGTAATGTTAACCATGCCCAAAACATTAGTACTTTTTGTTACTTCTCTATCTCCTGATGGAGAagctcttctttctcttctctcaGCACCTGACCCATCTGCAAAAGCATCCTCTTCTGTTCTTTCCTCTTGGAACCCATCAAGTCCAACGCCCTGTTCATGGCAAGGAATTACATGTTCGCCTCAAAATAGAGTCATTTCTCTTTCTCTGCCTAACACATTCCTCAATCTATCTTCACTGCCTTCAGAACTCTCTTCTCTTACTTCTCTGCAActtctcaatctctcctctaccAATATCTCTGGTACTATCCCTCCCTCCTTTGGCCAACTCATGCGTCTTAGGCTTTTAGACCTCTCCTCTAACTCTCTTTCAGGTTCTATACCGCAACAACTTGGTCTCCTCTCTTCACTTCAGTTCCTTTACTTGAACTCTAATAGATTATCTGGTAGAATACCTCCACAACTAGCAAACCTTACTTCTTTACAAGTTTTTTGTCTGCAAGATAATCTCCTTAATGGCTCAATACCATCCCAATTGGGTTCTTTAATCTCTCTCCAGCAATTTAGAGTGGGTGGAAATCCTTATCTAACTGGAGAGATACCACCACAATTAGGACTATTAACCAATCTCACAACATTTGGAGTTGCTGCAACCGGGCTTTCTGGTGTGATACCACCTACATTTGGGAACTTGATTAATCTTCAAACTTTAGCTCTTTATGATACAGAGGTGTTTGGTTCTATACTACCTGAGCTTGGTTTGTGTTCAGAGTTGAGGAACTTGTATTTGCACATGAATAAGCTCACAGGCTCCATCCCTCCTAAGCTGGGTAAGTTGCAGAAACTTACTAGCTTGCTTCTATGGGGCAATGCACTCTCTGGACCTATCCCAGCTGAGATTTCAAATTGTTCATCTCTGGTTGTGCTTGATGCTTCAGCTAATGATCTTTCTGGAGAAATTCCTAGTGATTTAGGGAAGTTAGTGGTTCTTGAGCAGCTTCACTTGTCTGATAATTCATTTACCGGTGTGATTCCCTGGCAGTTAAGTAATTGCACAAGTCTAACGGCTATTCAGCTAGATAAGAACCGATTATCAGGCGCAATTCCATGGCAGGTTGGGGAATTGATGCATTTGCAAAATTTCTTCTTGTGGGGCAACTCAGTTTCTGGTACCGTACCAGCCTCTTTTGGTAACTGCACTGAATTATATGCTCTTGATCTTTCAAGAAACAAGCTTGCAGGTACAATCCCAGATGAGATTTTTGGTTTGAAGAAATTAAGCAAGCTTCTGCTTCTAGGGAATTCAATATCAGGAGGGTTGCCGCGAAGTGTTGCAAGCTGTCAGTCTCTGGTGAGATTGAGGCTTGGAGAAAACCAACTTTCAGGTCAGATTCCAAAAGAGATAGGCCAGCTGCAGAATTTGGTCTTTCTTGACTTGTACATGAATCAGTTCTCTGGTTCCATCCCGACGGAGATTGCCAACATCACAGTTCTTGAGCTCCTGGATGTGCACAATAACCACTTTACTGGGGAGATACCATCTCAGCTAGGGGAGCTAGTGAATTTGGAGCTACTTGATCTTAGCAGAAACAGTTTCACAGGCGAAATTCCGGGGAGTTTTGGAAAATTGAGTTACTTGAGCAAGTTGATTCTCAACAATAATCTGCTATCAGGTGCAATTTCAGGATCCATTAAGAATTTGCAAAAGCTAACGCTGCTTGATTTGAGCTACAACAGCTTCTCTGGTCCTATCCCACCAGAAATTggttatttgactagcttaaccaTCAGTTTGGACTTGAGCTCAAATGCATTTAATGGAGAACTCCCTGAGACAATGTCGAGTTTGACCCTGTTGCAATCAATTGATCTTTCTCATAATTTGCTTTATGGAAAGATTAATGTTCTTGGTTCTCTTACTAGCCTCACTTCCCTTAATATCTCTTGCAACAACTTTTCAGGTCCTATTCCTGTAACACCATTTTTCAGAACTGTGTCTTCGAATTCATACCTCCAAAACCCAAATCTTTGTGAATCCACAGATGGGTCTAGTTGTTCATCAAGAGTTATAAGGAGAAATGCACTGAAATCGGCCAAAACTGTAGCATTCGTTTCTGTGATTCTGGCTTCAGTGATCATGGCAGTTCTCGCTTCATGGATTTTACACAGTCGGAACCATAAGTATACAATGGAGAAAGCGTCAGGAGCATCGGCCTCTTCATCAGGGGCTAGAGATTTCTCGTATCCGTGGACTTTTATCCCATTTCAAAAGCTCAACTTCTCCATTGGGAACATTTTAGAGTGTTTGAGAGATGAAAATGTGATTGGGAAAGGCTATTCTGGTGTTGTCTATAAGGCTGAAATGCCTAATGGGGAGTTGATTGCAGTAAAAAAGCTTTGGAAAACAAAACGAGAAGATGAAGCAGTGGATTCATTTGCAGCAGAAATTCAAATTCTAGAACACATTCGACATCGGAATATTGTGAAGCTCTTGGGCTATTGTTCCAATAGAAGTTTCAAGCTCCTTCTCTACAACTACATTCCGAATGGTAATCTGCAACAGCTGTTGCAAGGGAATAGAAATTTGGATTGGGAAACAAGGTACAAGATTGCAGTAGGATCAGCTCAAGGTCTAGCTTATCTTCATCATGATTGTGTGCCTGCAATACTTCACAGAGATGTTAAGTGCAATAACATACTTCTAGATTCCAAGTTCGAGGCTTATTTAGCAGACTTTGGCCTGGCCAAGCTGATGAACTCTCCAAATTATCATCAAGCCATATCCAGAGTTGCTGGATCTTATGGTTATATTGCCCCAG AGTATGGATACAGCATGAACATAACAGAAAAGAGTGATGTTTATAGTTATGGAGTGGTGTTGCTAGAGATTCTAAGTGGTCGCAGTGCTGTGGAATCTGAAGTTGGAGATGGGCTACACATAGTTGAGTGGGTGAAGAGAAAGATGGCGAGTTTTGAACCAGCTACTTCAATACTAGATGCAAAGCTTCAAGGTTTACCAGATCAGATGGTTCAAGAAATGCTTCAAACACTAGGAATTGCAATGTTTTGCGTCAACTCCTCACCAGCAGAGCGGCCCACCATGAAGGAAGTAGTGGCATTGTTAATGGAGGTGAAGAGCCCACCGGAAGAATGGGGAAAGTCATCTCAACCTCTGATAAAAAAGCCCTCAAATCAAAGTTGA
- the LOC131171335 gene encoding embryogenesis-like protein — protein MHRQSLISLFKLLRRHPFQPSTQPIFAFSIESLSPIPTRLVPNSLIPLSPKFLHTYTSNLYTSANPLHRTLHDWSPTYKTRRKQSTESGGDPAPALDVNREVDMINLKFAEAREEIQMAMESKETVYFNEEAECARTAVKEVLDMFEGLLGKLPESEKAALQRSMGLKIEQLKAELQQLDD, from the coding sequence ATGCATAGACAATCACTAATTTCTCTCTTCAAGTTGCTCCGGAGACACCCTTTTCAACCTTCTACGCAACCCATATTTGCATTTTCCATCGAATCGCTCTCACCGATTCCGACTCGACTCGTTCCCAACTCACTCATACCACTGAGCCCCAAATTTCTTCACACTTACACCTCAAATCTTTACACATCTGCAAATCCACTTCACCGTACCCTCCACGATTGGTCCCCGACTTATAAAACTCGGAGAAAGCAGAGTACTGAGTCAGGAGGTGACCCAGCTCCCGCGTTGGATGTAAACAGAGAAGTGGACATGATAAATCTCAAGTTTGCAGAAGCAAGAGAGGAGATACAGATGGCAATGGAGTCAAAAGAGACTGTGTATTTCAATGAAGAGGCAGAGTGTGCACGGACTGCGGTGAAAGAAGTGCTGGACATGTTTGAGGGACTATTGGGGAAGTTGCCCGAGAGCGAAAAGGCGGCTTTGCAGAGGTCAATGGGACTGAAGATTGAGCAGTTGAAGGCTGAGCTTCAACAGTTGGATGATTAA